In the genome of Fluviispira vulneris, one region contains:
- a CDS encoding GTP cyclohydrolase II → MANNGHVLLTSHPASIFKQAAPLNWGESTPILRGPVVASLTKREHRNAIGTHSGSYTVYRALANASGALTMDHKPDLTNTAPITNIGPFPSWGDPEKIVSLDPWGAQVAEAFKSFYEKGYDIRPTIAITTAHINMPEINQAIESGRLHIDNKIITKNKDVLVTKAAIDPVWYLPGIAKRFNVSEGDLRRVLFDQTGGMFPELITRKDLKILLPPIGSTSIYMFGNVAHISDLSKQLTVRIHDECNGSDVFGSDICTCRPYLTHGIEESIRTAQEGGSGVIVYFRKEGRALGEVTKFLVYNARKRQEGGDSAATYFHRTECVAGVQDMRFQQLMPDVLHWLGIQRIDNLVSMSDMKYNAIVDSGIEVIRRVSIPDELIPLDAQVEMEAKKAAGYYTEGKTKDATELLKVKGRNLNE, encoded by the coding sequence ATGGCAAATAACGGTCATGTTCTTTTAACTTCTCACCCTGCAAGCATTTTTAAACAAGCAGCTCCTCTCAACTGGGGAGAAAGCACACCCATTTTACGTGGTCCTGTGGTCGCATCTTTAACAAAAAGAGAGCACCGTAATGCGATTGGTACCCATAGTGGCAGCTACACTGTCTACAGAGCATTGGCCAATGCTTCTGGTGCCTTGACTATGGACCATAAACCTGACCTTACCAACACAGCACCCATCACAAATATTGGTCCTTTTCCGTCATGGGGCGACCCAGAAAAAATAGTCAGTCTTGACCCTTGGGGGGCTCAAGTCGCAGAAGCTTTTAAAAGTTTTTATGAAAAAGGATATGATATAAGACCAACAATTGCAATAACAACCGCTCATATTAATATGCCAGAAATAAATCAAGCAATTGAGTCAGGAAGATTGCATATTGATAATAAGATCATTACAAAAAACAAAGATGTTCTTGTAACTAAAGCAGCCATCGATCCCGTTTGGTATTTACCCGGAATTGCAAAGAGATTTAATGTTTCAGAAGGCGATCTCCGTCGAGTTCTTTTTGATCAAACGGGAGGAATGTTTCCTGAACTCATAACTCGCAAAGATTTAAAAATATTGCTTCCACCCATAGGCAGCACGTCTATTTATATGTTTGGAAATGTTGCGCATATATCTGATCTCTCTAAACAATTGACAGTACGTATTCATGATGAATGCAATGGATCTGACGTATTTGGTTCAGATATTTGCACCTGCCGCCCTTATCTAACTCATGGCATTGAAGAATCTATTCGCACTGCACAGGAAGGCGGATCTGGAGTGATTGTTTATTTTCGCAAAGAGGGACGTGCACTGGGTGAAGTGACAAAATTTCTCGTATACAATGCACGCAAAAGGCAAGAAGGTGGTGACAGTGCAGCTACTTATTTTCACCGGACAGAATGTGTCGCAGGCGTACAAGACATGCGTTTTCAACAACTTATGCCAGATGTTTTGCATTGGCTCGGTATACAACGCATAGACAATCTCGTGTCTATGAGTGATATGAAATACAATGCAATTGTTGACAGTGGAATAGAGGTTATCCGTAGGGTCTCAATACCCGATGAGCTTATACCATTGGATGCACAAGTAGAAATGGAAGCCAAAAAAGCGGCGGGATACTATACTGAAGGGAAAACAAAAGATGCGACTGAGCTCTTAAAAGTGAAAGGACGCAATCTGAATGAGTGA
- a CDS encoding DUF1688 family protein: protein MSDNMIDYSGDINDIEYIFSPATIRKKSLEIYNLTIADKTQFQIHLDKIDEVSKFVIDVTLSNYPKLNIPFHSRWNHFNVGNIDRVSELILQLEKQTPSQQTKAKLDLVVVSVLLDAGAGMRWRYLEQKSGKEYSRSEGLAVASFRLFLAGFFSADKKSPLRVDAERLLCISEKELADGLQVTEKNPIIGLQGRLKLLHNLGHALHNDVDLFGTESQRIGNMLDYFQEKSPSGKISATFILRTLQQGLGSIWPGRATINQVNIGDVWNYKALGEGIQALVPFHKLSQWLSYSLFEPLTEAGLSITQIDSLTGLAEYRNGGLILDSGLITLKNKEELEKVHLPSSDLIIEWRALTITFLDEIGKKVTEILGKKPSEFPLARVLEGGTWWAGRKMAEQMRKDKSPPLKINSDGTVF, encoded by the coding sequence ATGAGTGATAATATGATAGATTATAGTGGAGATATCAACGATATTGAATATATCTTTTCTCCAGCAACAATTCGAAAAAAATCTTTAGAAATATATAATTTAACAATAGCTGACAAAACTCAGTTTCAAATTCATCTTGATAAAATTGATGAAGTTTCAAAATTTGTGATTGATGTTACTTTAAGCAATTATCCAAAATTAAATATTCCATTTCATTCGCGGTGGAATCACTTTAACGTTGGCAATATCGACAGAGTTTCAGAACTTATCTTACAACTTGAAAAGCAGACTCCCAGCCAACAAACCAAAGCGAAACTCGATCTCGTCGTTGTGAGTGTGCTGCTCGATGCAGGCGCTGGTATGCGCTGGCGTTACTTAGAACAAAAGTCGGGCAAAGAATATTCTCGTTCCGAAGGACTGGCTGTAGCAAGCTTTCGTCTATTTTTAGCAGGATTCTTTTCTGCCGACAAAAAAAGTCCTTTGCGTGTCGACGCCGAAAGACTTCTCTGCATAAGTGAAAAAGAACTGGCAGATGGCCTACAAGTAACTGAAAAAAATCCAATTATTGGTCTACAAGGGCGCTTAAAACTTCTGCACAATTTAGGACATGCTTTGCATAACGATGTGGATCTCTTTGGCACAGAAAGTCAGCGCATAGGAAATATGCTCGATTATTTCCAAGAAAAATCACCCTCAGGAAAAATATCAGCAACTTTTATTTTGCGCACATTGCAGCAGGGATTAGGTTCCATCTGGCCTGGACGGGCCACAATCAATCAAGTCAATATTGGTGATGTTTGGAACTATAAAGCTCTCGGTGAAGGGATTCAAGCTCTCGTTCCTTTTCATAAGTTGTCACAATGGCTTTCTTATTCTTTATTTGAGCCACTCACGGAAGCTGGTTTGAGCATTACGCAAATAGATTCCCTCACAGGTTTAGCAGAATATCGCAATGGAGGCCTTATCCTCGATTCAGGTTTAATCACTTTAAAAAACAAGGAAGAGCTTGAAAAAGTCCACTTGCCAAGTTCAGATCTTATTATTGAGTGGAGAGCTTTGACGATCACTTTCCTCGATGAAATCGGGAAAAAAGTAACAGAAATTTTGGGAAAAAAACCTTCAGAATTCCCTTTGGCGCGTGTTCTAGAAGGGGGTACATGGTGGGCTGGAAGAAAAATGGCTGAACAAATGCGCAAAGATAAAAGTCCACCCCTAAAAATAAACAGCGATGGAACTGTTTTTTAG
- a CDS encoding alpha/beta hydrolase fold domain-containing protein — translation MELFFSFFQNFFRRFTKNNFFYNKYAKGFSLETEHMNIFFDYYLNGAAEKNSTNPKIYPYYYNNFSSLPKTLIIAGECDPLRDDAYLYAQKCYTHKTEMKYYEFAGTVHGFFSTLDTFPEARISADLVCEFISASSAVGENSRILGTFSTANLSLIL, via the coding sequence ATGGAACTGTTTTTTAGTTTTTTTCAAAATTTCTTTCGCAGATTTACTAAAAATAATTTTTTTTATAATAAATATGCTAAAGGTTTTTCCCTAGAAACTGAGCATATGAATATTTTCTTCGATTATTATTTAAACGGCGCAGCTGAAAAAAATTCGACAAATCCTAAAATATATCCTTATTATTACAATAATTTTTCTTCATTGCCCAAAACCTTAATCATAGCCGGAGAATGCGATCCCCTGCGTGATGATGCCTATCTCTATGCACAAAAGTGTTATACTCATAAAACAGAAATGAAGTACTACGAATTTGCAGGAACTGTTCACGGCTTTTTCAGTACACTCGACACTTTTCCGGAGGCTAGGATATCAGCAGATTTAGTCTGTGAATTTATTTCAGCGTCCTCAGCAGTGGGAGAAAATTCTAGAATTTTAGGAACCTTTTCTACTGCAAATCTCTCTCTGATTTTATGA
- a CDS encoding PEGA domain-containing protein — protein MKTLFKKTAILLVISALLTSCASMYGDNTRLVKVDSQPQGADIYIDGARVGKTPSVITLSSYIYGGKTLVLRKENFSETSIMVNSKFQPVGIWNILNGFGFLIDAATGNILKIDPANLSVHTELTPIIH, from the coding sequence TTGAAAACACTTTTTAAAAAAACCGCTATATTACTGGTTATCTCTGCATTATTAACTAGTTGCGCAAGCATGTATGGAGATAATACCCGACTTGTCAAAGTCGATTCCCAACCACAAGGAGCTGATATTTATATTGATGGAGCCCGTGTCGGAAAAACCCCTTCTGTTATTACTCTCTCTTCTTATATTTATGGTGGTAAAACTCTTGTTCTAAGAAAAGAAAATTTCTCAGAAACTTCTATTATGGTTAATTCTAAATTCCAACCTGTCGGTATATGGAATATTTTAAATGGTTTTGGCTTTCTAATCGATGCCGCAACAGGAAATATTTTAAAGATTGATCCTGCGAATTTATCAGTACATACAGAACTAACGCCGATTATTCATTAA
- a CDS encoding response regulator, giving the protein MKKDFMDKTIFIVDDEPDILDAMASVIQIYLKINIVLFNSSVEALEKIKSGDVPNLIISDIKMPMLDGLKFVSEIRKLNIRKPIIIQSAFANKKDAIQSLRLGVYGLLDKPVPHELLIHEITRALNMEEYALIAEQLRREKDLLIALFQKFIAKNHERIANVENLLLNESKVFSKNKNKDKLATFLKDIKESNAIDREVSKVFQSVNELMTKQEEQINYTN; this is encoded by the coding sequence ATGAAGAAAGACTTTATGGATAAAACAATTTTTATAGTAGACGATGAACCAGATATATTGGATGCAATGGCATCAGTCATTCAAATCTATTTGAAGATCAATATCGTTTTATTCAATTCATCTGTTGAAGCTTTAGAGAAAATCAAATCCGGAGATGTGCCCAATTTAATAATCTCTGATATTAAAATGCCTATGCTTGACGGACTCAAGTTTGTTTCTGAAATTAGGAAGTTAAATATCCGTAAACCCATTATTATCCAGTCAGCATTTGCTAATAAAAAAGATGCCATTCAATCACTTCGTCTTGGGGTCTATGGATTACTCGATAAACCTGTTCCGCATGAACTTCTTATTCACGAGATTACCCGTGCACTCAATATGGAAGAATATGCTTTGATAGCAGAACAGTTGCGCAGAGAAAAAGATTTATTAATTGCGCTTTTTCAAAAGTTTATTGCCAAAAATCATGAGAGAATTGCAAATGTAGAAAATTTATTATTAAATGAGAGTAAAGTTTTTTCAAAGAATAAAAATAAAGATAAATTGGCAACTTTTTTAAAAGATATCAAAGAAAGCAATGCGATCGATCGCGAGGTCTCAAAAGTTTTTCAAAGCGTGAATGAGCTTATGACTAAGCAAGAAGAACAAATTAATTATACAAATTAA
- a CDS encoding RNA recognition motif domain-containing protein, giving the protein MGTKLYVGNLPFSVSENDVASLFEKAGNVASVRAVMDRETGRFKGFCFVEMGTEAEAQQAISMFNGSELNGRPMIVNEARPPEPRNNRGGFGGGHRGGDRGGNRTRY; this is encoded by the coding sequence GTGGGTACCAAGTTATATGTAGGCAATTTGCCTTTTTCTGTTAGTGAAAATGATGTTGCTAGTCTTTTTGAAAAGGCTGGTAATGTGGCTTCCGTTCGTGCCGTTATGGATCGCGAAACAGGCCGTTTTAAAGGATTCTGTTTTGTTGAAATGGGAACAGAAGCTGAAGCACAACAAGCTATTTCTATGTTCAACGGTTCTGAGCTTAACGGCCGTCCAATGATCGTAAACGAAGCTCGTCCACCTGAACCACGCAACAACCGCGGTGGATTCGGCGGCGGTCATCGTGGTGGCGATCGTGGTGGAAACCGCACTCGCTACTAA
- a CDS encoding L-histidine N(alpha)-methyltransferase: MLQPLNWSDAKFLISEKLQTIYFKKLQKSFCFDYGEAIHVENSFKYSDNDIFNFAQNTGFSVIKNFTDEKKMFTDSLWKIKES; encoded by the coding sequence ATTTTACAACCCCTTAATTGGAGCGATGCAAAGTTTTTAATTTCTGAAAAACTGCAGACAATTTATTTTAAAAAATTACAAAAATCATTTTGTTTTGATTATGGTGAGGCGATTCACGTAGAAAATTCATTTAAATACTCAGATAATGATATTTTTAATTTTGCTCAGAATACTGGATTTTCTGTAATAAAAAATTTTACCGATGAAAAGAAAATGTTTACCGATTCTCTTTGGAAAATAAAGGAGAGTTGA
- a CDS encoding L-histidine N(alpha)-methyltransferase, whose translation MNNNKNSLQESEFALDVKQGLESFPKRIPSKYFYDKEGSRLFDLITEQEEYYLTRTEKQILASCASELKPYVGKIKEILEFGPGDGSKAEIILKHFMTWNPKEISYKAIDISISAIEQSLARFRKYPNIQTSSIIGDYNSFSSPAIDNNGRFFLFLGSTIGNYDPAQVKDLLSGISQHMTKNDFLLIGFDKKKDISLLTEAYNDKANITHDFNLNLLVRMNAEIGSNFIKSNFSHHGFYNPLIGAMQSF comes from the coding sequence ATGAACAATAATAAAAATTCATTACAGGAATCAGAATTCGCTTTGGATGTAAAGCAGGGACTAGAGAGTTTTCCAAAACGAATTCCTAGCAAATATTTTTACGATAAAGAAGGAAGTCGTCTTTTTGATCTTATAACAGAGCAGGAAGAATACTATTTAACACGTACTGAGAAGCAAATTTTAGCATCTTGTGCGAGTGAATTAAAACCTTATGTTGGGAAAATTAAAGAAATTTTAGAATTCGGGCCTGGTGATGGTTCGAAGGCAGAAATTATTCTTAAGCATTTTATGACTTGGAATCCCAAAGAAATAAGTTACAAAGCTATTGATATTAGCATCTCTGCTATCGAACAATCACTTGCGCGGTTCAGGAAATATCCAAACATTCAAACCAGCTCGATCATTGGAGATTATAATTCATTTTCTTCTCCTGCAATTGACAATAATGGGCGCTTTTTTCTATTTTTAGGTTCAACGATTGGAAATTATGATCCAGCGCAGGTAAAAGATTTGCTTAGTGGAATTAGTCAGCATATGACAAAAAATGATTTTCTACTCATAGGTTTTGATAAGAAAAAAGATATTTCATTGCTTACGGAAGCTTATAACGATAAAGCGAATATAACTCACGATTTTAATTTAAATTTGCTTGTAAGAATGAATGCTGAGATTGGCTCCAATTTTATAAAATCTAACTTTTCTCATCATGGATTTTACAACCCCTTAATTGGAGCGATGCAAAGTTTTTAA
- the tmk gene encoding dTMP kinase: protein MAFIVFEGGEGVGKSTQIELLFTSLKQQGITCTLTREPGGTPFAEDIRALFKRINAHGDAPLPLTELLLITAARAQHIQKVIEPGLKKGEHIICDRFLDSTYVYQSFVGKVEKQVVDAISQYALQNIIPDLTLVLTADPQKALSRIKKEKRRTEDRLDSFSNDIHTQIMNGYKEILTNKLPYPSGKVPVRIAIDANASVENVFAQVKLAVLNTLGIHL, encoded by the coding sequence ATGGCATTTATAGTATTTGAAGGTGGCGAAGGTGTTGGTAAAAGCACTCAAATCGAACTTCTTTTCACATCTTTAAAACAGCAAGGCATAACCTGCACGCTCACGCGCGAACCCGGAGGCACACCCTTTGCGGAGGACATTCGTGCGTTGTTCAAACGGATCAATGCGCATGGCGACGCCCCACTTCCCTTAACAGAGCTTCTGCTCATCACGGCCGCTCGCGCTCAGCACATACAAAAGGTCATCGAGCCCGGATTGAAAAAAGGTGAGCATATTATTTGTGATCGCTTTCTTGACAGCACATATGTGTATCAAAGTTTTGTGGGCAAGGTTGAGAAACAGGTGGTCGATGCCATTTCGCAATATGCTTTGCAAAATATCATTCCGGATCTCACATTGGTGTTAACGGCTGACCCACAGAAAGCTTTGTCGAGGATAAAAAAAGAAAAAAGGCGAACAGAAGACAGACTGGATTCTTTTTCAAATGATATTCATACACAAATAATGAATGGATATAAAGAAATATTAACGAACAAGTTACCTTATCCAAGTGGTAAAGTACCAGTTAGAATTGCAATCGACGCCAATGCATCTGTTGAAAATGTGTTTGCCCAAGTTAAGCTAGCAGTATTGAATACGCTTGGGATCCATTTATGA
- the glgP gene encoding alpha-glucan family phosphorylase produces the protein MRTIQLHIRSSLPSNLHPLWELARNVWWSWNSNAINLFRRINPQEYEASGPCPLKLLNTLPSSTWDSLKEDDGFLEHLNEVYKEFLDYLETGTNKVTEYKNSNIIAYFSMEFGLHESIPLYSGGLGVLSGDHLKTASDLSLPMVGVGLFYSEGYFRQILNKDGWQIENYDTNDPFYLPMQLMVESSNKPILVDVEIAGSKIYFQIWKLNVGKIPLYLMDTNVPENSAENRLITSRLYAGGQELRIQQEIILGVGGTRALQKIQIQPSVYHLNEGHSAFLTLERISQLIKKGLDWQEALIAIKGTQVFTVHTPVPAGNDAFPAQMLAHYLGDLYKNYGIPDNEFFNLGRPPDNHAEFSMPVFALRTSGHRNGVSQLHKKVSKKIWKPLWPDLLDSEVPINGITNGIHTRTWLCNELVELFDFYLGKGWDAKLNDPTIWKRIENIPNTEIWNIHMTRKSRLLSSIPKSYLSPEYLTIGFARRFASYKRGNLIFRDIERLKKLMQNKDRPIQLIISGKSHPADHLGKEIIQSVVKYIQNENLNSNIVFLENYDMQIAHKLVRGIDVWLNTPIRPLEASATSGMKVAINGGLNFSILDGWWDEAYHEDLGWCIGSREMLTNENLRDERDAQSLYDTLEFAIVPLYYSSKVPNEWIEKMKKAISTLTPRFSANRMLMDYTNQSYLPAAKFHEKWSMHSTEQINALKKHINNVQELKEKWRQVEITRVELKPSDTVSVGETVTLQVEIYSPFPENWLEVNLVFSKSDNNKSEIISKDIVMPCVEKDSGKKFIYVTHLETTNPEIRTYNIRVCPNPIIFPEHLDLNLVAR, from the coding sequence ATGCGAACAATTCAACTGCACATCCGCTCATCCTTACCAAGCAATTTACATCCGCTTTGGGAGCTTGCGCGCAATGTTTGGTGGTCATGGAATAGCAACGCTATAAACTTATTTAGGCGGATCAATCCCCAAGAATATGAAGCCAGTGGCCCATGTCCACTTAAGCTTTTAAACACCCTACCTTCATCTACATGGGACAGTCTGAAAGAAGATGACGGATTTTTAGAGCACCTGAATGAAGTGTACAAAGAATTTTTAGATTATCTTGAAACAGGAACTAATAAAGTAACAGAATATAAAAATTCAAATATAATAGCCTATTTTTCAATGGAATTTGGTTTGCATGAAAGCATTCCACTTTATTCAGGAGGTCTAGGAGTACTCTCAGGTGATCATTTAAAAACGGCGAGTGATTTATCGTTACCTATGGTTGGCGTTGGCTTGTTTTATTCTGAAGGTTACTTTCGCCAAATATTAAATAAAGATGGTTGGCAAATAGAAAACTATGATACAAATGATCCTTTTTATTTACCGATGCAGCTTATGGTTGAATCTTCAAATAAGCCAATACTTGTTGATGTTGAAATTGCAGGTTCTAAAATATATTTTCAAATTTGGAAATTAAATGTAGGTAAAATTCCTCTTTATTTAATGGATACTAATGTTCCAGAAAATTCTGCTGAAAATCGTCTCATAACATCGCGCTTATATGCTGGTGGACAAGAGTTACGCATTCAACAAGAAATTATTTTAGGTGTTGGTGGGACTCGTGCTTTACAAAAAATACAAATTCAACCTTCTGTTTATCATCTTAATGAAGGTCACTCCGCTTTTTTAACTTTAGAAAGAATTTCTCAACTGATAAAAAAAGGTCTTGATTGGCAGGAAGCTCTTATCGCTATTAAAGGAACACAAGTTTTTACAGTCCATACGCCCGTACCTGCAGGGAACGATGCTTTTCCAGCACAAATGCTTGCTCATTATTTAGGCGATCTCTATAAAAACTATGGCATTCCTGATAATGAATTTTTTAATTTAGGCCGTCCTCCCGACAATCATGCTGAATTTTCCATGCCCGTCTTTGCTTTACGGACGAGTGGGCATAGAAATGGAGTGAGTCAGCTGCATAAAAAAGTGTCGAAAAAAATATGGAAACCGCTTTGGCCCGACCTCTTGGATTCAGAAGTCCCAATTAATGGTATCACCAATGGGATTCACACACGCACATGGCTGTGTAACGAATTGGTAGAGCTATTTGATTTTTATTTGGGTAAAGGATGGGATGCAAAATTAAATGATCCGACTATCTGGAAAAGAATTGAAAATATTCCAAATACTGAAATTTGGAATATCCACATGACTCGCAAAAGCCGCTTATTGTCATCCATACCAAAGTCATATTTATCTCCTGAATATTTAACAATTGGATTTGCCCGTCGATTTGCCAGTTATAAAAGAGGCAATCTTATCTTTCGTGACATAGAGCGACTTAAAAAACTCATGCAAAATAAAGACCGTCCGATACAATTAATTATATCAGGCAAATCTCATCCTGCAGATCATTTAGGGAAAGAAATTATTCAATCTGTTGTTAAATATATACAGAATGAAAATTTAAATTCAAATATTGTCTTTCTTGAAAATTACGATATGCAGATTGCGCATAAATTAGTGCGAGGAATTGATGTGTGGTTAAATACTCCTATCCGCCCCCTCGAGGCTTCAGCGACGAGTGGGATGAAAGTTGCCATTAATGGTGGATTAAATTTTTCCATCCTCGATGGTTGGTGGGACGAGGCCTACCATGAAGACCTGGGTTGGTGTATTGGTTCAAGAGAAATGCTCACTAATGAAAATTTAAGAGATGAACGAGATGCCCAAAGTTTATATGATACCTTAGAGTTTGCAATTGTTCCTCTCTATTATAGTTCTAAAGTACCAAATGAGTGGATTGAGAAAATGAAAAAAGCAATTTCAACACTCACTCCTCGCTTTAGCGCAAATAGAATGTTAATGGATTATACAAATCAGTCCTATCTACCCGCTGCAAAATTTCATGAAAAATGGTCTATGCACTCTACAGAGCAAATAAATGCATTAAAAAAACATATAAATAATGTGCAGGAATTAAAAGAAAAATGGCGACAAGTTGAAATAACTCGCGTGGAGTTAAAGCCTTCTGATACCGTAAGTGTCGGCGAGACTGTTACGTTACAGGTTGAAATATATTCACCCTTCCCTGAAAATTGGCTTGAAGTTAACCTAGTTTTTTCTAAATCTGACAACAATAAATCAGAAATTATAAGCAAAGATATTGTTATGCCATGTGTAGAAAAAGATTCTGGCAAAAAGTTTATCTACGTTACACATCTCGAAACTACCAATCCAGAAATCCGTACATATAATATCCGAGTGTGTCCAAATCCAATTATTTTTCCAGAACATCTTGATTTAAATTTAGTAGCACGTTAA